In Spirochaetaceae bacterium, a genomic segment contains:
- a CDS encoding ABC transporter permease — translation MRAYLIRRLLLLIPTMFILTAIVFLAVRFIPGDIVDLIADAMWWEGGVIDEDLVRQMMGLDVPVHVQYGRWIGDILLRGSFGESLFGGWPIGERIAGRLPVSIQLGVMAIVIGLVIALPVGIYSAVRQDTAADYVGRTAAVIGMATPNFWLGMMVMLYPAIWWGWSPPVELIKFKQDPLGNLGMFFIPALILGTAMSAATMRMTRTMMLEVLRQDYIRTAWSKGLKERVVIIRHATKNAFIPVLTLIGMQLPLLIGGSVILEEIFVLPGIGRLFIEALDFRDYPVVSAINLILASAVLLSALLIDMLYPYFDPRIRYQ, via the coding sequence ATGAGAGCCTATCTGATCAGGCGGTTGCTCCTCCTGATTCCCACCATGTTCATATTGACCGCGATTGTCTTCCTCGCCGTGCGCTTCATCCCGGGCGATATCGTAGACCTGATAGCGGACGCGATGTGGTGGGAAGGGGGAGTAATCGACGAGGACCTTGTCCGGCAGATGATGGGATTGGACGTCCCCGTCCACGTGCAGTATGGACGCTGGATAGGAGATATTCTCCTGCGCGGCAGCTTTGGCGAATCGCTGTTCGGTGGTTGGCCGATAGGGGAGCGGATCGCGGGGAGGTTGCCGGTATCCATTCAGCTTGGTGTCATGGCAATCGTAATCGGTCTCGTCATCGCGCTGCCGGTCGGCATCTATTCGGCGGTCCGCCAGGATACCGCCGCCGACTACGTGGGGCGTACCGCGGCCGTGATCGGAATGGCGACCCCGAACTTCTGGCTGGGCATGATGGTCATGCTGTACCCGGCAATCTGGTGGGGCTGGTCGCCGCCGGTGGAACTGATCAAGTTCAAGCAAGACCCGTTGGGAAATCTCGGGATGTTCTTCATCCCGGCGTTGATTCTGGGCACGGCCATGTCGGCCGCCACCATGCGGATGACGCGCACCATGATGCTGGAGGTGCTCCGGCAGGACTACATCAGGACGGCCTGGTCGAAGGGCCTCAAGGAGAGAGTGGTCATCATCAGACACGCCACCAAGAACGCGTTCATCCCGGTGCTTACCCTGATCGGCATGCAGCTCCCGCTGCTGATCGGTGGGTCGGTCATCCTGGAGGAGATATTCGTGCTGCCGGGGATAGGCCGTCTGTTCATCGAGGCCCTCGATTTCAGAGACTACCCGGTCGTCTCCGCCATAAACCTGATTCTGGCTTCCGCGGTGCTGCTGAGCGCCCTCCTCATCGACATGCTCTATCCCTACTTTGATCCGCGGATTCGCTACCAGTGA
- a CDS encoding ABC transporter substrate-binding protein, producing the protein MTFAVALVLILSATGLWASGAEEGSAAATDKEMVLDPATGRMLTAPEYGGTLTWPTTVFPPSPDNWWNLGWAMHFISGVSEKMTHINWAVSRDIWDGTQSDRPEVSKGNLAESWSMPDDLTFIWNIRQGVHWHDKEPMNGRQLDAHDIVWNYHRYLGMGDFTEDGPNAAVSAITMGVDIESVTATDDWTVEIKLAKPGYDVLGKMLRNYYYVHAPEQVEKYGDAKDWKTLVGTGPLMLVDYVEGSSATWEKNPNYWGFDEKFPDNRLPYIDTYRALLMPDMSTRLAALRTAKVDIMSNTGDAAIYSIDDLETLQRTNPEIEVWSLYRGPDGIFLFNHAMSPTDDVLVRKALQMAVDRETISETYFRGHGRPAPYGLLLQSQTGSAWPYEEWPEDVKREYEYRPEDAEALLDEAGYPRGADGIRFKVKLALHDRFEPTHPELIIGYFEAIGVAGELVMQTTAESGARNRAETAEWELLSGGYGNFLRQNIIDSVCQNLNDFSYTKAQCTRLKELHDAAMASIELEELQSIIREADEITVREHFGLVKSISPRFSVNQPWVQSFSGESSMGLGERNSFFARLWIDSELKEASTGN; encoded by the coding sequence ATGACCTTCGCGGTTGCGCTGGTCCTGATTCTGAGCGCAACCGGCCTCTGGGCAAGCGGCGCGGAGGAGGGGTCGGCAGCCGCGACCGACAAGGAGATGGTGCTCGACCCGGCCACCGGCAGGATGCTGACCGCGCCGGAGTATGGCGGGACCCTCACCTGGCCCACCACGGTGTTTCCTCCGAGTCCCGACAACTGGTGGAATCTCGGCTGGGCGATGCACTTCATCAGTGGCGTTTCCGAGAAGATGACCCACATCAACTGGGCGGTGAGCAGGGACATCTGGGATGGTACTCAGAGTGACCGGCCCGAGGTCTCCAAGGGAAATCTGGCGGAAAGCTGGTCGATGCCCGATGACCTGACGTTCATCTGGAACATCCGTCAGGGCGTTCACTGGCATGACAAGGAGCCGATGAACGGTCGGCAGCTCGATGCCCATGACATCGTGTGGAACTATCACCGCTATCTCGGCATGGGCGACTTCACCGAGGACGGCCCGAACGCCGCGGTCAGCGCGATCACCATGGGTGTGGACATCGAATCGGTAACGGCCACCGACGACTGGACGGTCGAGATCAAGCTGGCGAAGCCTGGATACGACGTGTTGGGGAAAATGCTGCGCAACTACTATTACGTGCACGCCCCCGAGCAGGTCGAGAAATACGGCGACGCCAAGGACTGGAAGACCCTGGTCGGCACCGGACCCTTGATGCTGGTCGATTACGTGGAGGGCAGTTCCGCGACCTGGGAGAAGAACCCCAACTACTGGGGCTTCGACGAGAAGTTTCCGGACAACCGCCTGCCCTACATCGACACCTACCGAGCCCTCCTCATGCCGGACATGTCGACGCGTCTGGCGGCCCTGCGCACGGCGAAGGTCGACATCATGAGCAACACCGGAGATGCCGCCATTTACTCCATCGACGATCTGGAGACGCTGCAGAGAACCAACCCCGAAATCGAAGTCTGGTCTCTGTATCGGGGACCGGACGGCATTTTCCTGTTCAACCATGCGATGTCGCCTACCGACGACGTCTTAGTACGCAAGGCACTGCAGATGGCAGTGGACCGCGAGACGATCTCCGAAACCTACTTCAGGGGTCATGGAAGACCGGCACCGTATGGTTTGTTGCTGCAGTCTCAGACCGGTTCGGCCTGGCCATATGAAGAGTGGCCGGAAGATGTGAAACGTGAGTATGAGTATCGGCCGGAAGACGCCGAAGCGCTGCTCGATGAGGCCGGGTATCCGCGCGGCGCCGACGGCATCAGGTTCAAGGTCAAGCTGGCCCTGCACGACCGGTTCGAACCGACCCATCCCGAGCTGATCATCGGGTACTTCGAAGCCATCGGCGTGGCCGGCGAGCTGGTCATGCAGACTACCGCTGAGTCAGGAGCTCGGAACCGGGCCGAGACGGCTGAGTGGGAGCTTCTGAGTGGCGGATATGGAAATTTCCTACGGCAAAACATTATCGATTCCGTGTGCCAGAATCTCAATGACTTCAGCTACACCAAGGCACAGTGCACGCGTCTGAAGGAGCTGCACGACGCCGCCATGGCCAGCATCGAGCTCGAGGAGCTTCAGAGTATTATCAGAGAAGCCGATGAGATCACCGTACGGGAGCACTTCGGCCTGGTAAAATCGATCTCCCCCAGGTTCAGCGTGAATCAGCCGTGGGTGCAGAGCTTCTCCGGTGAATCAAGTATGGGACTCGGTGAACGTAATTCGTTTTTCGCCCGCCTCTGGATCGACAGTGAACTGAAGGAGGCGTCGACGGGGAATTAG